GGCAAAGGCGCTGAGCTTGGCGTAGACCGGGCGTATGCCGATGACGGCCGCCGCCACATCCATATCGCGCATGGCCATCCATTCACGGCCGACGGCGCCGCGCACCAGGTTCTTGGTCAGCAGGGCGAACACGCAGACAAAACTCAGGCAGAACAGGTATTTCTGCACCGGCGACTCAATGGCCAGGCCGAAGACGCTGAGATCCGACACCGAGACATTGCCCGACGAGGAATTGTTGGTGAACCATTTGATGCGCAGAAAGGCCCAGTCGCAGAAGAACTGCGCCGCCAGCGTGGCCACCGCCAGATACAGGCCCTTGATGCGCAGCGAGGGAATGCCGAACAGCACGCCCACCACCGTGGAGCACACCCCGCCCAGAAGCAGCGAGAGGATCAGCGGCATGCCCTCGATGCGGACCTGGAAGTTGTAGGCCGCGTACGCGCCCACCGCCATGAAGGCGCCCGTGCCCAGCGAGATCTGGCCGCAGTAACCGACCAGCACATTGAGGCCCAGTGCCGCCAGCGACAGGATCAGAAACGGGATCAGGATGGCCCGGAACAGGTACTCATTGCCCAGCAGGGGCAGGCCGACAAAAGCCAGGGCCAGCAGCGCCGCCATGGCCCAGCGGTCCTGACGGATCGCCAGGATGGCGCTGTCGGCGCGGTAGCTGGTTTTGAATTGGCCGTTTTCGCGGTAAATCATGTCGTTTGGACGCTCTGTTGCTGGCAAATCAGTGAGCCGGTGAACAAGCGAACGGGTGAACCCCGTCCGCCATCACCTGTTCACCTGTTCACCTGTTCACTTACTCACCCACCCACTCACACCCGATCAATGATCTTTTCGCCGAACAAACCCTGAGGCCGAACCAGCAGGAAGAGCAGTGCCAGCACATAGGCGAACCAGATTTCGATGCCGCCGCCCAGGGCCGGGCCGAGGTAGACCTCGGAGACCTTCTCGCCCACGCCGATCAGCAGGCCGCCGATGATGGCGCCGGGCACCGAGGTCAGCCCGCCCAGGATCACCACCGGCAGCGCCTTCAACGCCACCAGCGAGAGCGAGAACTGCACACCCAGTTTGCTGCCCCAGATGATGCCGGCCACCAAGGCCACAAAGCCGGCCACGCTCCAGACGATGACCCAGATGGTGGACAGGGGGATGCCGATGGACTGGGCGGCCTGGTGGTCGTCTGCCACGGCGCGCAGGGCGCGGCCGGTGGCCGTCTTCTGGAAGAACAAGGCCAGCAAGGCCACCATGGCCGCGGCGATCAGGGCGGCGTAGAGGTCTTCCTTGTTGATCAGCACCCCGCCTTCAAAACTCTTCTCGAACAGGAAGATCGGGTCCTTGGGCATGCCGACATCGATCTTGTAGATGTCCGAGCCGAAGACCATCTGACCCAGGCCTTCAAGGAAATAGGTGATGCCTAGCGTGGCCATCAGCAAGGTGATGCCTTCCTGGTTGACCAGATGCCGCAAGGCCAGGCGCTCCACGCCCCAGGCCACCACCACCATCACCGCAAAGGCCGCGACAAAAGCCAGCAGATTGGCCAGCAGCGGGCTGCTGATGCCGGTCCAGAGCGGAATCCACTCGGCAAAGCGCGCCATCGCCAGGGCCGCGAACAGCACCATGGCGCCCTGCGCGAAATTGAACACGCCCGAGGCCTTGTAGATCAGCACAAAGCCCAGTGCGATCAGCGAATACAGCATGCCTGTCATCAGGCCGCCGAATATTGTTTCAATGACGAATCCCATCACGACTCCATCTCAATGCGAGGTGCCCAAATAGGCGCGGATCACGTCTTCGTTCTGGCGCACCTCGGCGGGCGCGCCATCGCCGATCTTCTTGCCGTAGTCGAGCACCACGACACGGTCGCTGATGTCCATGACCACGCCCATGTCGTGCTCGATCAGCACGATGGTGGTGCCGAACTCGGCGTTGACGTCGAGGATGAAGCGGCACATGTCCTGCTTCTCCTCCACATTCATGCCGGCCATGGGCTCGTCCAGCAGCAGCACCTGCGGCTCCATGGCCAGGGCACGGCCCAGGTCCACGCGCTTTTGCAGGCCGTAAGGCAAGCGGCCGACCGGGGTCTTGCGGTAGGCCTGGATCTCAAGGAAATCGATGATGCGCTCGACCTTCTCGCGCTGCGCGATCTCCTCACGCTCCGCCGCGCCCCAGCGCAGGGCCTGCTGGAGCAGATTG
This region of Paucibacter aquatile genomic DNA includes:
- a CDS encoding branched-chain amino acid ABC transporter permease, which translates into the protein MIYRENGQFKTSYRADSAILAIRQDRWAMAALLALAFVGLPLLGNEYLFRAILIPFLILSLAALGLNVLVGYCGQISLGTGAFMAVGAYAAYNFQVRIEGMPLILSLLLGGVCSTVVGVLFGIPSLRIKGLYLAVATLAAQFFCDWAFLRIKWFTNNSSSGNVSVSDLSVFGLAIESPVQKYLFCLSFVCVFALLTKNLVRGAVGREWMAMRDMDVAAAVIGIRPVYAKLSAFAVSSFIVGVAGALWGFVHLGSWEPAAFSIDRSFQLLFMVILGGLGSIMGSFFGAAFIIFLPLLLNQIPHWLGLPMSTETASHLELMVFGALIVFFLIKEPHGLARLWSTAKEKLRLWPFPH
- a CDS encoding branched-chain amino acid ABC transporter permease yields the protein MGFVIETIFGGLMTGMLYSLIALGFVLIYKASGVFNFAQGAMVLFAALAMARFAEWIPLWTGISSPLLANLLAFVAAFAVMVVVAWGVERLALRHLVNQEGITLLMATLGITYFLEGLGQMVFGSDIYKIDVGMPKDPIFLFEKSFEGGVLINKEDLYAALIAAAMVALLALFFQKTATGRALRAVADDHQAAQSIGIPLSTIWVIVWSVAGFVALVAGIIWGSKLGVQFSLSLVALKALPVVILGGLTSVPGAIIGGLLIGVGEKVSEVYLGPALGGGIEIWFAYVLALLFLLVRPQGLFGEKIIDRV
- a CDS encoding ABC transporter ATP-binding protein; protein product: MDPNDISIPGDNTAVKKIGDVILEVRNISLSFGGVKALTDISFDVREHEIRSIIGPNGAGKSSMLNCINGVYQPQQGQISFRGKTFKHMSSRQVAEMGVARTFQNLALFKGMSVLDNIMTGRSLHMRCNLLQQALRWGAAEREEIAQREKVERIIDFLEIQAYRKTPVGRLPYGLQKRVDLGRALAMEPQVLLLDEPMAGMNVEEKQDMCRFILDVNAEFGTTIVLIEHDMGVVMDISDRVVVLDYGKKIGDGAPAEVRQNEDVIRAYLGTSH